Proteins encoded within one genomic window of Brassica rapa cultivar Chiifu-401-42 chromosome A09, CAAS_Brap_v3.01, whole genome shotgun sequence:
- the LOC103838082 gene encoding LOW QUALITY PROTEIN: xyloglucan-specific galacturonosyltransferase 1 (The sequence of the model RefSeq protein was modified relative to this genomic sequence to represent the inferred CDS: inserted 1 base in 1 codon) — translation MSLKKHIQKXLHTKEHPKQQKKKNMPVSISKRRPKTSKKTETEKPEASLKDPRTGCNSICSVFSSSILYRVPLTILFLFFIYLWSTSTTVISGNVVHICISSRKLNDLYCLTAGTQPGLHVPVSNFTNPVSENVIKSEEEKSVVVLGEGGERDSASFTVGASPNVIKNETSTGERGSGLDQDSKPFNEKNLDSFLVDWDSETGEERYRYINSKDEDEETALKAVDKYLKIQRSWLSTGNNRNEQGSCEGKGIYVYDLPSKFNKDLLGECSDMVPWANFCSYFKNDALGESIESLGKGWFRTHQYSLEPIFHSRVLKHPCRVYDENLAKLFYVPFYGGIDVLRWHFKNVSEDIKDVLAIEVVKWLGSKQSWRKNAGKDHVFVLGKISWDFRRKNKLSWGSSLLEMEEMKNPTKLLIERNPWEVNDIAIPHPTFFHPKTDDDISTWQNKIIVKHRRSLISFAGGARPGNPDSIRSTLIDQCTSSPDQCRFLNCTSGGCDKPESVIELFQDSEFCLQPPGDSPTRKSVFDSLVAGCIPVIFDPYTAYYQYTWHLPEDHRTYSVYINKEELKANKVNVIEKLMAMSLREREDMRSYIVHELLPGLVYGDPNGKFERFRDGFDITIDSLLRMISKKIVS, via the exons ATgtctttaaaaaaacatatacaaa cGTTACACACGAAAGAACATCCAAaacaacaaaagaagaaaaacatgcCTGTCTCCATCTCAAAGAGACGACCAAAAACATCCAAAAAAACAGAAACCGAGAAACCCGAGGCATCACTTAAAGATCCTCGTACCGGCTGTAATAGCATATGTTCGGTGTTCTCTAGTTCAATTCTCTATCGTGTTCCTCTCACgattctctttctcttcttcatctatCTTTGGTCAACTTCCACCACCGTTATATCCGGTAACGTCGTTCATATTTGCATCTCTTCGCGTAAGCTCAACGATCTTTACTGTCTCACCGCCGGTACTCAGCCCGGTTTACATGTACCGGTCAGTAACTTCACTAATCCGGTTAGTGAAAACGTGATCAAAAGTGAAGAAGAGAAGAGTGTTGTTGTTCTTGGTGAAGGTGGAGAAAGAGACTCAGCCAGCTTCACAGTCGGAGCAAGCCCCAACGTCATCAAGAATGAAACTTCCACCGGAGAAAGAGGTTCCGGTCTTGATCAAGATTCTAAACCATTCAATGAGAAGAATCTTGATTCGTTTCTTGTTGATTGGGATTCAGAAACTGGAGAAGAGCGATATCGATATATCAACTCCAAAGATGAAGACGAGGAGACTGCTCTAAAGGCCGTGGACAAGTATCTTAAAATACAAAGATCTTGGCTATCAACGGGGAACAACCGCAATGAACAAGGATCTTGTGAAGGAAAAGGTATCTACGTTTATGATCTACCGTCTAAATTCAACAAAGACTTGTTGGGAGAATGCtcggacatggttccatgggcCAACTTTTGTAGCTACTTCAAGAACGATGCGCTCGGTGAATCCATAGAGTCTCTTGGTAAAGGCTGGTTTAGAACGCATCAGTACTCTCTTGAGCCGATCTTTCATTCTCGTGTTTTGAAGCATCCATGTAGGGTTTACGACGAGAACCTAGCCAAGCTCTTCTATGTACCTTTTTATGGCGGTATCGATGTTTTGAGATGGCATTTCAAGAACGTTTCCGAGGATATAAAGGATGTTTTAGCCATTGAGGTTGTTAAGTGGCTCGGATCGAAACAGTCTTGGAGGAAAAACGCGGGAAAAGATCATGTGTTCGTTCTTGGAAAGATCTCTTGGGATTTTAGGAGGAAAAACAAGCTTTCTTGGGGCTCAAGTTTACTTGAGATGGAAGAAATGAAAAACCCTACGAAGCTTCTCATCGAACGTAATCCATGGGAAGTAAATGATATTGCTATACCTCATCCAACGTTCTTCCACCCGAAAACCGACGATGATATCTCGACCTGGCAAAACAAGATCATCGTGAAACATCGCCGGAGCCTAATCAGCTTCGCTGGTGGAGCAAGACCTGGTAACCCTGATAGCATCCGGTCAACATTGATTGATCAATGCACGTCATCTCCGGACCAATGCCGGTTCTTGAACTGTACCAGTGGAGGCTGCGATAAACCGGAGTCGGTTATAGAACTATTCCAAGACTCTGAGTTCTGTCTTCAGCCGCCTGGAGACAGTCCGACAAGAAAATCGGTTTTTGATTCCCTTGTAGCCGGTTGTATTCCGGTTATTTTTGATCCGTACACTGCGTATTATCAGTACACGTGGCATTTACCGGAGGATCACCGGACATACTCGGTGTATATAAACAAAGAAGAATTGAAGGCAAATAAAGTGAATGTGATTGAGAAGTTGATGGCAATGAGTCTAAGGGAAAGAGAGGATATGAGAAGTTACATTGTTCATGAGCTTTTGCCTGGTTTAGTCTATGGTGATCCTAATGGTAAGTTTGAGAGGTTCCGAGATGGTTTTGATATTACTATTGATAGTTTGCTCCGtatgatttcaaaaaaaattgtaagttgA
- the LOC103838311 gene encoding putative F-box protein At1g31000 translates to MSDKVGDYSKVPSSEHKVFTLMGREGRVAQTWRMVTCKTSPHCPKTNGVCINGVLYYVASTGKKKMSEWFLMRFDVRTEKLDLLSRLSWRLYDLDRLSLINYQGKVTFVVQTCPSSTIFDLWVMEDTVEWSRICVHIPWKSCWKSTIDIIGTIHTGQIVFFYNHSDDMYARCFVLYYDHKTNRLIHRRLSYGIEVGFQPVSAMLLSCDYVENVMSFFSF, encoded by the coding sequence ATGTCTGATAAGGTGGGTGACTACTccaaagttccttcttctgagCATAAAGTGTTTACATTAAtgggaagagaaggaagagTTGCACAAACATGGAGGATGGTTACGTGTAAGACTAGTCCTCATTGTCCTAAAACTAACGGTGTATGCATCAATGGGGTTTTGTATTATGTCGCTTCCACGGGAAAGAAAAAGATGTCTGAATGGTTCTTAATGAGGTTTGATGTGAGGACCGAGAAGTTGGATCTCCTTTCTCGACTATCCTGGAGGTTATACGATTTGGATCGTCTATCTTTGATAAACTACCAAGGAAAAGTGACCTTTGTCGTTCAAACTTGTCCCTCTAGTACTATATTTGATTTGTGGGTTATGGAAGATACTGTAGAATGGTCGAGGATTTGTGTCCACATTCCttggaagagttgttggaaATCTACAATAGACATCATAGGCACTATTCATACGGGTCAGATTGTTTTCTTTTACAACCATAGCGACGACATGTACGCTCGGTGTTTTGTTCTCTATTACGATCACAAGACGAATAGACTCATACATAGACGGTTGTCTTATGGTATAGAAGTAGGGTTTCAACCGGTTTCTGCAATGTTGCTTTCTTGTGATTACGTAGAGAATGTTATgtcgtttttttctttttaa
- the LOC103838081 gene encoding protein LURP-one-related 4, with the protein MARVFPQAGVSSPYMSTERETFTVWMKSLVYQTNGLTVYNSNGEITYRVENYDKSSNEVHIMDLHGNILFTIRKKKLWLFGSWYVYRECGTLSSTEEVKPFVKIKRSCIRDGDWEVRDETNEVFWILRFDPKFSFQIIDVHGNIIAKVKPKQSSNGVILGEDVLSLEVKPRIDHSLVVTLVTVYGLIKGIV; encoded by the exons ATGGCTAGGGTTTTTCCTCAAGCAGGCGTTTCTTCACCGTACATGAGTACGGAGAGAGAGACTTTCACGGTTTGGATGAAGTCTCTGGTTTATCAAACCAATGGTTTAACGGTTTACAATTCCAACGGAGAGATTACGTACCGGGTCGAAAACTATGACAAATCTAGCAATGAAGTGCACATCATGGATCTCCATGGAAACATTCTTTTCACCATTCGCAAAAAG aaatTATGGCTCTTTGGGAGTTGGTATGTGTATAGAGAATGTGGGACGCTGTCAAGCACTGAGGAAGTAAAACCTTTTGTCAAGATCAAAAGGTCTTGTATTAGAGATGGAGATTGGGAAGTCCGAGATGAGACCAATGAAGTCTTTTGGATTTTAAGATTTGACCCCAAATTTTCTTTTCAGATAATAGACGTCCATGGAAACATCATTGCAAAG GTAAAGCCAAAACAATCATCAAATGGAGTTATATTGGGGGAAGATGTGTTATCTTTGGAGGTGAAGCCACGTATCGATCATTCACTCGTTGTAACACTTGTCACTGTATATGGATTGATTAAAGgaatagtttaa
- the LOC103838080 gene encoding uncharacterized protein LOC103838080, giving the protein MKLSESEKHKRQQHFDHDLKNMISSLTHMGADKAGPSQNEEQENGEEDVIRVITLSGTNLGATMKTELDDNHVDSYKNGDHELDSLTTFVNSNFQAVNNSLMIGAKDETHDPGVHLDISGDVEKPSMKAPARGTRGKKDKNPVRRDRRESEHTD; this is encoded by the coding sequence ATGAAGCTAAGCGAGTCAGAGAAGCATAAGAGACAACAACACTTCGACCACGATCTTAAAAACATGATATCCTCATTAACCCACATGGGAGCAGACAAGGCAGGACCGAGCCAAAATGAAGAACAGGAGAATGGGGAGGAAGATGTCATCAGAGTCATCACGCTTTCTGGAACCAACCTTGGAGCCACCATGAAGACTGAGCTTGACGACAACCATGTAGACAGCTACAAAAACGGCGACCACGAGCTTGATTCTCTGACCACCTTTGTTAACAGCAACTTCCAAGCTGTGAACAACTCGTTAATGATAGGCGCCAAGGACGAGACTCATGATCCAGGCGTTCATCTTGACATCTCAGGAGATGTGGAGAAACCTTCGATGAAGGCACCAGCGAGGGGAACAAGGGGAAAGAAGGACAAAAATCCTGTTAGAAGAGATCGTCGAGAATCTGAACATACAGATTGA